Within Bdellovibrio bacteriovorus HD100, the genomic segment AAGCCAGGCTGCGCACGGTTTTCACATAAGTGGTGGGGCTGTTCATTTCAACCAGTCCCAGTTGCAAAAGCTTGTTCATGACAGTTTGCGTGCGTTCGGAAGGAACTCCGGTTTCAGATGAAATCAGCTCCACATCCCATTCTTCTGTGTGCAAATCCATTGCCGCCAGCACCAGGAAAAAATCCACACTGGAAACTTCGGAGAATTCTGATTTGCTCAGAACGCGTTCTATAGAGTGGGTGGCTTTTTTGCGTTTTTTCTCGGAGTCATACAGGGACTGGGCCTTCTGTTGGTCTTCTTCCGTCAGGCGCAAACCTGCCACCAGCTTGTTGAAGTTAGCCGAAGACACCGGGCGCTTGTTGTTGAAAATCTCGGACAAGTGACCCGGAGAGATCTCCACCCGCTGAGCCAAAGCACGCAGTGAGAATCGCGGATTTGCCGCACGTCTTTCTTCAAACTTTACATGGAAAAACTTATTCAACGTCTTCATTTGGCAAAAACACTTACCAACTCAAATTGGACATGTATATGTCAATTGCGAGGTTTTCCCGAGTTTAAGCCTTTTTGAAGGACGAACTGTTCGAAATTTCATGGCGAACACCAAAACGACAAAACCGGCTGTGGTAGCCGGTTTTGTAGGATTTACCTGACTTGAAGACGACTATCCGTCCCAGGCGCCGTTTTCCGGGCTGTCGCTGACTTGCAGAGCTTTCCAGACTTCCTCGTTGTCGAAGAATTCTGCCTGCTTCACGTTCAGACGTTTTTCATCGTGGCAGGGAACGTAAGCGCTGATGGATCTTGAGATCTTTTTGGCTTTTCCACTGGCTGCCTGCGGGCGCAGAACATCCCAGTAGGATTTACGACTGAACAGAGCATTGTCCCGGCGTAACTGACCATTCAACATGTCCAGGGTGCAGGCGAAAGTGTTCACCGGTGTTTTACTGTCGCCCTTCTCGCAGGACTTTGCATAGACCTGTTCGCGCCCCACATGCAACTGCATCAGGCCATACAGACTGCCGTTGGGCCCTTTTGCTGTGGCTTTCGGGTTGCAGGTGCTTTCGTAGTGGGTCATGGCATTAAAGACCAGAACCCAGAAGTTGGCCTTGTCGGTGGGCTTCATGATTTTATAGGTCGGGCATAGCTGATAGATATCCGGAGAGCCTTCTGCCAAGTGGGAGAAGTTGCCGGCCATATATTCCTTGCGGATGGCATGGCCCCATTCACCGATTTTGGTGCCCGTGGCGTAGTTGCTACAGGCCGGTCCCCATTTGTATTTGTCATTGATATCGTCAATGACTGAAGCCACGAAGGTGAGATTGTCTTTCATTCTGAGGCCGTTGGGTGTTTCGACAAAGCAGTCGGTGCAGTGACCGGCTTCAGTGCCGCTGGCCAGAGCCGGGGAGCCGTACAGGATCGCAGCCACAAGCAAGGTGCTGATGCATGATGAAAGGACCGTCATTTCGTCTCCCCCTATAAATACCGATTAGACTTGAGGCGTCATTGCGGGGCGTTCCCCATTTATAGCCTTCCCTAGAGTCATCGGCTCTTGGCTGGACCTTCTATACTGAAAAAATGACTAAATGTTCCCATAGAGGCTGAAAACAGGACTTTTTGGGGAACATCCCAGTTCGAGACAGGGCAAAATCCTTTGAAAATCCAATAGGATTGAACACAATTTATTGACCATTTTGCCCGGATAAGCGATTCAGTGTTTCTGGAATTTGACCGTGGTCATTTCAGGGGTTTATTTGCCTTAAAAGGTGATAGAATCCTGAGGCCATCTGGAGAGACAAAAAAGAATGAGCAACACAAATATTATCGAAGTCCGCAATCTTGCTGTTGAGTTTAAAACCGAAGACGGGATTGTACAGGCCGTAAAGGGCATCTCTTTCAATATCCCAAAAGGTAAAACAGTTGGGTTGGTGGGTGAGTCCGGTTCCGGTAAAAGTATCACGTCCCTGGCGATCATGCGTTTGATCGGAAATCCAGGCCGTGTTTCCAGCGGTGAAATTCTATTTGAAGGCCAGGACCTGCTGAAAGTTTCTGAAAAGAAAATGCGTGAGATCCGTGGTGCACGCATCTCCATGATCTTCCAGGAACCAATGACATCTTTGAATCCGGTTCTGACGGTCGCAGATCAAATCACTGAAACCCTGATGCTTCACCAAAACCTGAACAAACAGCAGGCTTTGGACAAAGCTTTGGATCTTCTAAAACAAGTCGGCATCCCGCACGCTGAAGAACGTCTGTACTTCTATCCTCACAAATTCTCCGGCGGTCAGCGCCAGCGTATCATGATCGCGATGGCGATTGCTTGTAATCCGGATGTTCTGATCTGTGACGAGCCAACCACCGCGTTGGACGTGACGATCCAAAAACAAATCCTGGATCTTCTGGCAGACATCCAAAAAAGAACTCACATGAGTCTTTTGTTCATCACCCACGATCTGGGTGTTGTTGCTGACATCGCTGATGAAGTGATCGTGATGAACAAAGGTGAAATCGTTGAGCGTGGTGTTTCCAAAGAAATCTTCGACAATCCAAAGCACCCGTACACAAAGGGTCTTTTGGCGTGCCGTCCTTCTTTGGATGAAAACCCCGTTCGTCTTCCGGTTCTTTCTGACTTCATGAGTGCAGCGGGCGAAGAAATCACGCCAGGCGCACGTGTGTACACTCCAGCCAAAGAAATCATCCGTGAAGACAAAGTCATTCTTGAAGTGAATGACCTGAAAACCCACTTCCCTCACACAGGCGGTCTGTTGGGTCGTGTTCAGAGCTATACAAAGGCTGTGGACGGCGTCAGCTTCAAAGTTAAAAAAGGTCAGACCCTGGGACTGGTGGGTGAATCCGGTTGTGGTAAAACCACTCTGGGTCGCACGCTGATGCGTTTGATTGAGCCGACGGACGGTCAGATCATCTTCGATGGTCAGGACATCACCAAGCTTGATTACGGTCACATGCATCCGATCCGCAAAAAAATGCAGATCATCTTCCAGGATCCGTATGCTTCCCTGAATCCGCGTATGACTATCGGGACCATCCTGATGGAACCAATGCAGATTCACAACATCGGTGAAAACAACAACGAGCGCCGCGAAATTGCCGCTGAGATGCTGAAAAAAGTGGGCATGAGCCCGGCAATGATGAATCGTTATCCGCATGAGTTCTCTGGCGGTCAAAGACAGCGTATTTCCATCGCGCGTGCTTTGATGGTTCGTCCTGAATTCATCGTGTGTGACGAGTCCGTGTCTGCGTTGGACGTTTCCATCCAGGCTCAGATTCTGAATTTGTTGTTGGACCTTCAGGATGAAATGAACCTGACGTACATCTTTATCTCTCACGATCTGTCTGTGGTGAAATTCATCTCTGACGAAGTGGCAGTGATGTTCGGTGGTAAGATCGTTGAGCACAACACGGCTCAGGCGATCTACGATGCCCCTCAACACGACTATACCAAGAAGCTTCTAAGCGCGATTCCAAAAGGGATCCCGAAAGAGCTGACAGTTTAGTTTTTTAAAACATGAAAAAGAAAAAGGCCGGTGATGAACCGGCCTTGTTTATTTGTTTTGTCTGTAGTCTTATTTTTTTCCGTAAAGGTGGGGCAGGAAGCCCGCGCCGATAACGCCTGCATGGTTCTGAGTCTTGGCCACTTCAATCGGGCATTCAAAGACCGTCTTGCTTTGGCGGATCATCTTTTTGTAGTGATCCTTCAGGTCTTTTAAGTACATGTTACGAATCTTGATCAGACCGCCGCTGAGGAAGATCTTCTCAAGGTTGTAGCCGATAGAAAGGTTATAGCAAAGAATCGCCAATGCCCAGGCCATTTCCTTGAACAGCACCTGGTACTTGGCATCGTTGGCGGCAATCAGTTCTTCCACGGAATTTCCAGTGAAACCCATCTCGCGTGCGCGACGAAGAAGGCCCGTGCCGGAAGCAATGCCTTCCACTGTGCAGTGGTCGATCTTTTCCGGATTTTTCATCAGGCGCTGGTAATCAACAACGATATGGCCGTATTCAGAGCCCATGCCGTCAGACTGGCCCGGCAGGCCGTTAAAGATCACGCCAGTGCCCACACCCGTGCCGATGGTGACTATCGCAAAGGACTTCATTTTCTGTGCGCCACCAACCCAGCCTTCAGCCAAAGCTGCCGCCGTGGCATCGTGCTGGAAGAACACCGGGGTCTTCCAGGTTTTGTGAATCTCTTTGGTCAGCAGATCCAGGATCGGAACGATCTTCCAGCCTGGATAGTTGGCAGGATTCATCAGAGTGCCGGTTTCAGCATTCAAAGGACCTGCGCTGGCCAGACCAATGCCCCTAAAGACAGAGGCTTTGGTTTCGTTCGGGAAACGTTTTTTGAAATCCAGAGCAATGTCCGTCATCAGTTGAATCAGGCGCTTTTGGGCCTTGGGTGCGGACTTCTCGCGGTTCATGTCGACCGGAACCTTGATGAAATCCAGCATTTCGCCGGTATCAGAAAGCAGCGCTGCTGCCAGTTTGGTTCCGCCCAGATCAAGACCGATGGTGTAGGTTTTCTTTTTCATATTATTTTTTAACTTGTGCCTTCACTAAAAGAACCAAGGATGAATAAGGCGCCAGTGTTGCGCGCACTTTTCCGCTGTTGTTGACGCTAAAGCCTTTAGCGCAACTGCGGGATTTCAGGCGATAACCCGAATCCACGATGTTGCAGTATTCGCCGGC encodes:
- a CDS encoding ROK family protein, with translation MKKKTYTIGLDLGGTKLAAALLSDTGEMLDFIKVPVDMNREKSAPKAQKRLIQLMTDIALDFKKRFPNETKASVFRGIGLASAGPLNAETGTLMNPANYPGWKIVPILDLLTKEIHKTWKTPVFFQHDATAAALAEGWVGGAQKMKSFAIVTIGTGVGTGVIFNGLPGQSDGMGSEYGHIVVDYQRLMKNPEKIDHCTVEGIASGTGLLRRAREMGFTGNSVEELIAANDAKYQVLFKEMAWALAILCYNLSIGYNLEKIFLSGGLIKIRNMYLKDLKDHYKKMIRQSKTVFECPIEVAKTQNHAGVIGAGFLPHLYGKK
- a CDS encoding ABC transporter ATP-binding protein — encoded protein: MSNTNIIEVRNLAVEFKTEDGIVQAVKGISFNIPKGKTVGLVGESGSGKSITSLAIMRLIGNPGRVSSGEILFEGQDLLKVSEKKMREIRGARISMIFQEPMTSLNPVLTVADQITETLMLHQNLNKQQALDKALDLLKQVGIPHAEERLYFYPHKFSGGQRQRIMIAMAIACNPDVLICDEPTTALDVTIQKQILDLLADIQKRTHMSLLFITHDLGVVADIADEVIVMNKGEIVERGVSKEIFDNPKHPYTKGLLACRPSLDENPVRLPVLSDFMSAAGEEITPGARVYTPAKEIIREDKVILEVNDLKTHFPHTGGLLGRVQSYTKAVDGVSFKVKKGQTLGLVGESGCGKTTLGRTLMRLIEPTDGQIIFDGQDITKLDYGHMHPIRKKMQIIFQDPYASLNPRMTIGTILMEPMQIHNIGENNNERREIAAEMLKKVGMSPAMMNRYPHEFSGGQRQRISIARALMVRPEFIVCDESVSALDVSIQAQILNLLLDLQDEMNLTYIFISHDLSVVKFISDEVAVMFGGKIVEHNTAQAIYDAPQHDYTKKLLSAIPKGIPKELTV
- a CDS encoding TIGR02147 family protein; its protein translation is MKTLNKFFHVKFEERRAANPRFSLRALAQRVEISPGHLSEIFNNKRPVSSANFNKLVAGLRLTEEDQQKAQSLYDSEKKRKKATHSIERVLSKSEFSEVSSVDFFLVLAAMDLHTEEWDVELISSETGVPSERTQTVMNKLLQLGLVEMNSPTTYVKTVRSLASESDIPNFDVQKLHKEALKRSTDIFPQVPTEKREMVYLTMAVNPKNLDRAKKELEKAWKKVYGKLTQGECTEIYTLGMQLLPAVPKETE